The sequence CACGTAATAATCTTTTAACAACTGTCGCCTGGCAACTCGATGGCAGAACAACGTATGCTCTGGAAGGAAGTGTTTTTATTGCCGGAGCGGCCGTGCAGTGGTTACGCGACGGACTGAAACTCATTCAGTCTTCCGGGGATGTGGAAAAACTGGCTGCTGAAGTTCCTGACAATGGCGGAGTTTATTTTGTTCCAGCCCTGGCAGGATTGGGGGCACCTTATTGGGATCCGTATGCGCGGGGTACATTTGTTGGCATAACACGGGGTACAACGGCTTCGCATTTTGCCCGCGCAACTCTGGAAGCTATTGCCTATCAGAGCGCAGATGTTATGAAAGCCATGGAAGCTGACGCAGGAAAAGCTATTGCCGAGCTGCGGGTCGATGGAGGTGCTGTTGTCAACAACCTGCTGATGCAATTTCAGGCTGATGTCATGCAATGCCGCGTAATCCGGCCCGAAGTACTGGAAACCACAGCACTCGGTGCTGCCTACCTTGCCGGCCTGGCGGTGGGTTTCTGGAAAAATACCGGTGAGCTGGAGTATCAGTGGAAAAAAGACCGGCTCTTTCATCCTTCTCTTCCCCGCATTCAGGCCGACCAACTAATGAAACAATGGCACAGAGCTGTGGAGAGATCCCGGCAATGGATTGAAGCATAACCTTTTTATCAAATTCCTGTATATGAATCCTTATATTGCTGAAATTCTGGGAACCATGCTCCTTATCCTGATGGGTGACGGAGTGGTTGCAAATGTAATTTTAAAAGGTACCAAAGGAAACAACGGAGGATGGATAGTGATTACCACATCATGGGCTCTGGGTGTTTTTATCGGAGTTGTGGTGGCCGGTCCGTATAGCGGAGCACATCTTAATCCTGCCGTCAGTATTGGGTTGGCAATTACAGGGCAGTTTTCCTGGAGCCTCGTGCCGGGCTATGCATTTTCCCAGCTGGTCGGAGCTGCCCTCGGGGCATTCCTTGTGTATGTGTTTTACCGTGATCATTTTGCCGTTACTGATGATCCGGCTGGAAAACTTGCTATCTTTTGCACTACTCCGGCTATCAGAAATTACTGGTCCAATTTTCTCAGCGAAGTAATCGGTACGTTTGTGCTGGTTTTTGTTGTTCTATCATTTCAGGGTGCCCACCTGGAAAATGTTGAGGGCACGCAGGTCGGACTGGGTTCTCTAGGTGCTTTGCCGGTGGCTTTGCTGGTGTGGGTTATTGGACTTGCCCTGGGCGGAGCAACGGGATATGCCATCAACCCGGCCCGCGACCTGGCTCCGCGTGCAATGCATGCCCTTTTGCCCATTCCGGGAAAAGGAACCAGCGACTGGACCTATTCCTGGATTCCAATAGCAGGACCCTGTACGGGGGCCGCACTGGCTGCCTTGCTTTTCCTGCTTGTACGGTAAGAATATTATCTCAATTCTCATCAGAATCGTTTGTCACAATATTAAGTGTGGATTTCAACCATATTTTACGTTTCTATTCCTAAAGATACTGCATGATGCATAACCCTCCATGCATTAGTTCGTTCCGCTGCCTGTACGCCATTGGGACTGAAACGCTCTGTATTTAACTTCTTAGTTATCAGTTGATTGATAAATGTAATCCACCAGCTGATTAATAGACTTTTCAATAGGTGAAGGATTAGCTGCCGGAAAAATGCATCAACATTCCGGGAATTCGAAAATCCGTTCAATAAAACAATCGATTGCAGAAATAATGCATTAAATATTCTTTATACACAATATAAATTCTTATAAAGTATGATAGTTAATTGCTTTTTTATAAAATTTTTTTATCTGCAACCGATTGCAAATAAAAAATTTCTTTTTATATTTACCATATCAAAGAACTGAAGGCGATTGGATTCGATTAAGGCAGCGAGAAAGCAGTATATAGGCAAGGGGAGGGTGTGAGGATAAGCCGAAATGGTGATTATCCATTGACTACAGTTTGTTTTTTATGGGCAGAAACGTAATTTTTTCAGATATGATCATTTACTAACTAAACCAAATTAACCTCAAAATCAAAAATTCTATGAGAGTAAAAACCATGAAGCGCATTTTTTTCAGGGAGGACATGAAGAAAATGTTACTGGGCCTATGGCTCATAACCGTTTTGTCCGGTATGAGCATTTCGGTTTCCGGTTCGGATCCGGGACTGAAAGGTGGTCATTCCGGCAGGAACGGTTCCGAAGGGTCTTTGTCACCTGTTTACCAGCTTGTGGTTACCGGTACTGTTACCGATGAAAAGGGAGAGGCACTGGCCGGTGTGAATATTATCGAAAAGGGAACAACTAACGGGACCTCAACTGATGTAAACGGGAATTATTCCATCACTACCATCACCAAAGAACCAGTGTTGGTATATTCGTTCATCGGTTATGAAACACAGGAGATCATTGTGGGAAACAAAACGACAATTAATGTGGTCATGCGGGAGTCAGTGTCCGGGCTGGATGAAGTTGTAGTAATTGGGTATGGTACAGCCAGAAAGAGGGATGTAACCGGATCGGTTGTTTCACTCAGCGGCGATGTTATGCGGGATATTCCTTCGTCGAATATTTCCTATTCGCTGCAGGGGCGTGTGCCAGGCGTTGAGTTGTCGCAGGTATCCACAAAACCCGGGGCTTCCATGCAGATCCGCGTTCGTGGTACTCGGTCCTTAAATGCTAGTAACGATCCCCTGCTGGTTGTTGATGGGATTCCTTTTTCCGGATCCATCAGCGATCTCAACCTGAACGACATCAAAAGTGTTGACGTTCTGAAGGACGCTTCAGCAACGGCCATTTATGGCTCACGAGGGGCCAACGGGGTTATTCTGATTACAACCATCAAAGGACAGGACAGGCAGAAACCGCAGATTTCCTATTCCAGTTATGTTGGACAAAAGACAGTCTTTGCTCCCTACCCTATGATGAATGGGCCGGAGTTTGTTGCGCTGCGTAAGGCAGCTGGCAAATATACCAATGGAGTGGATGAGTCGGACGATGTGAATATTGACTGGCAGGATCTTTTTTACAGGAAAGCAATGACGACTAACCATAATCTGGCCATACTGGGTGGTACAGAAAAAGGAAACTATAATTTCAGTGTAGGATACATAAGGGATGAAGCTGTTATTCCAGGCCAGGACTTTAATCGGTTTTCGTTGCGGGGTGCCCTTGACCAGGGAATTGGAAAATTCTTCCGTTTCGGATTCGTTTCGAATAACAACTATTCAATCAGCAACGGTTACAACCTGGGACTATACAATGTCCTGAGCAGCAGCCCGATTGCCAATCCGTACAATGAAGACGGGAGTCTGAAACGCACTATCAAAATGCCATTGGACGAGAACTGGGTGCAAACCAGGAAAACAGTTGAAGCGCTTGGCGACAAATGGATAGATCAAACCAAAGCTTTTGGTACTTACAACAATCTTTTCGGAGAGTTTAAAGTCCCAGGCATTGAGGACTTGCGGTACCGTATCAATGTGGGAGCAAACCTTCGCATGAGTACTGGCGGTAGCTATACAGGCGAAGGGGTATTCAGCTACAACCCGACAAATCCTTCCGTTGCATCTGTGAGTAATTCACTTTCTACCAACTGGGTAGTTGAAAATCTGCTGACATATGATCATACTTTCGCCCTAAAACATAGACTGAATGTGGTAGGAATGTATTCGGCCGAAAAAACGCATTATCATAGTTCCTATATTTCGGCAAAAGATATTCCGGCCGATGCATTCCAGTTTTACAATATCGGCCGGGCCCAGGGCGAAATTACTGTTAACCCCGATAACCAGAACTATTATGAAACCGGACTGATATCCTGGATGGGGCGGGCAATGTATTCTTTTGATAACCGTTATATGATTACAGCCACCCTTCGTTCTGATGCTTCATCCCGACTGGCGCCCGGTCATAAATGGCATACCTATCCGGCTGTGTCACTTGGCTGGAATATGAAAAACGAACAGTTCCTGCGCAATGTGGCACTGATTGATTTGTTGAAACTTCGCGTAGGTTATGGACAAACCTCAAACCAGTCAGTCGATCCCTATTCCACTCTGGGTCGTTTGAGTACCAGGCCGTATAACTTTGGAAATACGTATTCAACAGGTTATTATGTTTCACAGTTGCCCAACTACAATCTGGGATGGGAATATTCACTCACCTATAATTTCGGCTTGGACTTCAGTCTTTTGAATAATCGTCTATCAGGTACCGTTGAGTACTACATTACCAATACAAAGGACATTTTACTGAGCGTAAACCTACCGGGTACTTCCGGGGTGGGAAGCTATATGGCGAATATTGGCGAGACGCAGAACAAGGGTATCGAATTTTCTCTTGATGGTGTGATATTGAATACCCCGGGTGGGTTAACATGGGAAGCAGGGGTTAATTTTTATGCCAACCGCAATAAGCTGGTTGCTTTGGCTTCGGGCCAGGAAAGAGATGAAGCAAACTGGTGGTTTGTCGGGTATCCGATTGACTGCGTATTCGATTATGAAAAAATCGGACTCTGGCAGGAAAGTGATCCTTATCGGGATATTTTGGAACCCGGAGGAAATGCTGGTATGATCAAGGTGAAATATACCGGCGATTACAATCCTGACGGAACTCCTACCCGGCAGATTGGACCTGCTGACAGGCAGATTATTAGCCTGGAACCTGATTTTCAGGGTGGATTCAATACCCGCGTTTCTTATAAAGGGTTCGATTTTACTGCCGTCGGAGTATTCAAGAGTGGAGGGACTCTGATCAGCACCCTCTATTCCGGAGCGGGATATCTGAACATGATGACTGGTCGCAGGAATAATGTCAAGGTCGATTATTGGACTCCGGAGCATACGAATGCCAAATATCCGAATCCGGCTGGTGTTTTGAGCGGTGATAATCCGAAATATGCAAGTACTCTTGAATATTTTGACGCTTCTTATCTTAAGATTCGTACACTGACCCTTGGTTATAACCTGGATCGTATCGGAGTGGTTAAGAATGCTGGGATTAACAGATTGCGCCTTTATGTGACGGTTCAAAATCCCCTGGTTATGTTCTCACCCTATTATAAGGAATCAGGCATGGATCCCGAAACCAACTCATACGCCAATGAAAATGCGGCGGTACCATATTCGTACAATTTGCGGCGTTTGCTGACTATTGGCACCAATACTCCTTCAACCCGCAATTATCTGATAGGTATTGATGTGTCATTTTAAAACCGGATAATAATGAAACGTATAAATATGAAAAATTTGTTAGGAACAACTCTGATGATGGTGTTCCTGTTCGCGTGCTCTGATATTCTTGAGGAACAGCCGCGTAGTATCTATGAACCAGGCTTCTTTAAAACTGAGAAAGGCGTTTTGGGCGGATTGACGGCCATGTACGCTCATCTGCGTTACATTTACGGGCAGGCTTATTATTACAATGCCTGCCAGACGGGCACGGATGAAGCGACGTGGGCTCAGAGTGCTGATGCCAACTTTAAGGATCATGATATGTCGGGAGTTGGGTCACTTACTCCCACCAGCAGCCGTTCGGATGTGTTATGGGGAACGGCATTCTCGAACATCAATACGGCAAGCGGGGTCATTGAAAATGCTTCTGCTGTGGGTACGATTTCCGAAGCTTTGGTTGCTGAAGCAAGATTTTTCCGTGCTTTCGATTATTTCCTTCTGGTGCAGACATTTGGCGGAGTTCCCCTTAACCTGGGTTCAGGAGAACTCAAATTCAACACTTCACCGGTAAGAACTTCCGTGCGGAATACTGTGCCAGAAGTTTATACAAAAGCCATATTCCCTGACCTGCTCAAAGCAGTGCAGGACCTGCCTGAAACCCCGCGTGTGACTGGTGCTGTTACCAAAACCGTTGCCCGTCTTTTCCTCGCAAAAGCTTATCTAACCTATGGCTGGTGGCTCGAAAACCCCAACAACATACCTACCTATCCTGAATGCCAGAGGGTTGATCCAGATGGACACAACGCACAGTGGTACTTCCAGCAAGCGTATAATGTTGCTGTAGAAGCAATTGACAATCCAGGCCCGTATGGGCTTCAGCCAACGTTCTATGATGTTAATCTTGCCCAGAATGACCGTAATAATGAGTGCCTGTTGTATGCAGATCATACCGAGAAAAGCGAATATTATAATGGAGGTAGTCTTACGTACGGCAGTGGAGCAGCTCCAGATAACTTTGCCGGCTGGATGATGACATGGAATTATACAACTATTAGAAGTGCTACTGCCACTGACTGGAGTACGGTGATTAGCTCCGTTCAAAGGGAAGCCGAGCAGCATCTTGGGCGCCCATGGACCCGTATGGCTCCTCCTATTGGCGTATTCAAAAATACCTTTGCTGATAAAGTAAATGATTCACGGTATGATGGTACTTTTACCACCGTTTATCGCGGTAACTGGCCCAAAGGAGGAGGAAATTATGTCAACATCCCCTTTGTGTACAATGCCAACAATATGGTAGTTTATCCGGGTGAACCCATCCTGACATTTCTTGATGACGATCCGGCGGAGACAATCGATTACTCGAATTCAGTTTACAAGAGCAACATAGGGGCAGGTGTGTTGCCAGGAAGATCGGATTTTGTGATTGCACCAAGCGGCATAAGCAGGATTTGCTACCCGGGCCTCTGGAAACTTGGACCTTATCGTACCGACAACGGTACCGGCCTGGGGCAGCCTAATGCGGGCAGCACACGTCCTTTCAATGTTGCCAAATTTTCCGAATTGTACTTTATAGCAGCTGAAGCTGCCGTGAAGGGAGCCACAACGCAGGCCGGGAAAACAGCTTATGATTTAATTAATGTTATCCGTGCACGTGCCGGAAAATGGCGCTGGTATAATAACGGAAATGTCGCAAAGGTGGAGGATCATAGCGCAGAAATGGTGGCAGCTACTCCTACAACCATAACAATCGATTATATTCTTCAGGAACGTTCCCGCGAATATTTTGGTGAAGGGTACCGCTGGTTTGATCTGGTCCGTACACAGAAATGGGCAACAGTAGCGGCTTCATACGAAATTTGTGGAACTGCCTGGGGAGACCATACTCCGGCAACCTATACACGCGACATCCAGCCATATCATTACCTGCGTCCTATTCCACAGGGCCAGATTGATGCCCTTGAAATGAGCGCTGATGAAAAAGCCGCCTACCAGAATCCCGGCTATTGATTCAGTGTCTGATTGACATTGAGGGAGTACAGAAGATACGTTTTTGACACTCTCTACAGATGCATATCAGCCGGTTGGAGCATAGCACCAACCGGCTGATATCGTTAAATAAAGATTCTGCGTCATCCTGTAGAATAACACATTGGCCAGCGTTATTTTCAATTATTTCCTGCTCTGAAGGGTAGTTTAATGTGTTTCGATGCGGCAACTTTCGGGAGGTCCCAGATAGCTTGGTTTCAAACCCCCAGCATCTATCAGAATTTTTTCCAGTACTACTCCGGGTTCTACCATCCAGATCTTTAGTGTGTGGTACCCGGGTTTGTTGATAAAATGAATCGAACTGCTATAGCGCGCATTTTTCATGACACAACTTTCCCAATCCCTGTTTCCGTTCCCTGCATTATATTTTTCAGGAACCAAGGTCTGAACCAACGGCGTTGCGTCATCAAAGGAAATTGCATAATGTAACCCCCTTCCCGGAAAGACGTTTAGTGATGGAGAAAATATACACGTAACTTTTACTGTATCAGAAGAAAATAAATAAGTACCGTAAGTAAGGCAGGGAGAGTTTTCCATCTTCACGGCAGGTGGAAGATCAGTTTCGGCCGTGGCCCGCATACCCGATAAGGTATGGCCATAATCTTCAATACGTTCCCATCGTCTTTCTTTGAAATCAGTTTTATATGCATAATGTTCGGCTTCTATGGAGATGTACTTGTCACCCTCAACAAAAAATGTTTTTGCACAGGAGGGTATTTCTGTATTACGTGCGTGAACTTGTATGGTTACTTTCTGGTATGGTCCGTTTATACAAACCGTTCCGGTGGAAATTCCTTCGGGTGCTTTGTTCCAGTCAATGCTCACCCATATCCTTTTGTCCTTTTCCACGATGGTTGCCGTATCGCTCAAGACAATCCACGGATCGGAGACATGGGCACTGAAAAAGAAAGATGTTTTTCCTCTGTTGAAAATATCGATGCTGTACCTCTGCCTGTTATAGGAATCAAACAGGGGAAGTACCGCTTCCGGTTCATGGTCGGGCCAGACCTTTTCTGTTCCCTCAATACTGATTCCCATGTTTGCCGTGTCAGAGGGTTTGGTATGAAGCAAGGTAATAGCCCGTAAACTGTTAAACGGAGGGTCCGCCCAACCAGTGTAACCCAAATGTGCCTGGTCCATGAAATGGTTCCATTTGCCTCCGGCAAAACTTCTGTTAAAATAACCCATTAGTGCAGTATCAGCCTCAAAAAGCCTGCAGGTTTCTGATGCCATATCGTTGGCGCTGGTTCTTCCCTGTCGTGCATAAAGATTGTTTTTTCCAGCATCAATATATAGTTCGTTAACAAGGGAGGATGCCTGTATGGGGAACATCACAAGTTCATAAAAAGCATCCCTTGCCTCCACAGGCAACTGGTGGTAAATTTTCTCTGCTTTTTCTTCAAGGATTTTGTATTCTTCGACTACCCGGTCTGCCTCATGATAATTCACCAGGCTGTATGTTATGGGCGACAGAAGCTCGGGTTTTCTTCTGCCGTTGTATTTGGTATACAGTGCGATAAGCTCAGCAATATCTTTATCGAACTGTTCGCCAAATTGTTTTCGGCACCACCACTCTGTATAGCTACGGAGATTTTCTCCGTTAAATTCTTCTGTATTCCATGCCATCCTGAGGAAGAATTCCGTGGGGAACTCGTATCCTTTAAAATGGCCGACGTTAACAATCCAAATACGATCGGCTCCATATTGTTTAGCCAGAGCCAACTGGTCCCAGATCCTGGGAATGGGATTGGTATTGATCCACTGATAACTGCGGGGGCCCCCATGATAGTCAAAATGGTAATATATTCCGGCTCCGCCACTTCTCTTACGTTCTTCGGCCGTAGGAAGTCGACGCAGGTTTCCCCAGTTGTCGTCGGACCAGAGGAGGGTAACATCATCAGGAACCCGAAGTCCCTGATCGTAATATTCCTGTACTTCCTTATACAAACACCATAGCTGGGGCACCTTGGTTATATCCTGCTGCATTTCTTCAAAGATGATTTGTCGTTGCCTGGAAATGATTTTTTCAAGGAACGGAATATTCACCGAAGGACCGCCGGGCATCATTTCCGTATCGTCTGCACCACGCAGTCCGATGGTAATTATACTTTCATAGTTTTTGTTCCGTCGAATGCCCTCCCTCCAGAATTCTTCAAGAACGTCGGGATGTTGTGCATAGTTCCACCGGCCAAGTGTCTTGAGATACCTTCGGTCCCACTCTTTTTGTGCTCTTAACATAGGTTCCTGGTGGGTGGTACCCATAACTATACCATATTCATCAGCCAATTTGGGATTTTCAGGATCGTCTTCGTTGAAAGCGTTATTCCACATGGCCGGCCAAAGATAATTGCCTTTAAGACGAAGCAACAGTTCAAAAATCCGACTGTAAAATGCGTGACCATAATTTGCCACACCAGGGGGTACAGGAGGATCATTTCTTGCTTCTGCTGTTCCAAATTTTTCCCTTACCCAGTTCGTGAGAGCCGGATATTCATCATTGAGAAAAATTCCGCGGTACTTTACCGAGGGCTCTCCTTCCTGGTATCTTATCGGTCTGATATAAAGAGAAGATTTATGTTGAACGGGAACATCAGCCCACCAGTACCAGGGTGAAACCCCTATCTGTTCCGAAAGTTCATAAATGCCATAAATGGTTCCGCGTTTGTCGCTTCCTGCTATGACCAATGCCTGTTTGACACCGGGAAAAGGATTTCGGATGGTTTGGATAACGAATGCTTCCCATTTTCCGCGTATATCGTGGACGTCAATTTTGTCTTCATCGGATAACTTTTTAATTATTGGGCTTTTGTCGATGGTTCCGGCAAGGATGATGAACTTTGAGGAGGGTAACCTGTCTTCGTACATGGAGGGAAGGATACTGGTAACTTTTCTGATGTCATCCTGCAGGTCTTTAAAGGCCCTAATGACACCTGGATAATCTTCCGAGCTGACCATCATTGCTGCCGTTCTCTTTTTTTCGGCTAGAGGGAACCAGCCTTTTGCATTTTTTTCGGAAACAAGATCTTCTTTAGGGTGGTAGGTTTTTGCATCTAAAAGCAATGTCTTGCCGGCTAACAGCAAAATGATTAGATAACGGATCATATTACAGCTGAGATTATTTTTCAAAATACCTTTTCGCATAGGAAAGAAAAACAGGCCAGCCAGGAGCCGGGGTGTGTCCCTGGTCATGCTGATAAAAAGCAATGTCGCCACTGGTAAGAGCAGTCATGACTGGAGGAAATTCCGAGGTTTCAAGACCTTTTTTCCCCATAAGTTCATATACAGGTCCGGCCGCTACGGCTGCCATGAACATACCCTTGGGATCCACCCAGCGTTCGCCCAGGGAGCCACATCCAATAAATACGGGACGTGGAGCGCATAGTGCTATCAATTCATGCGAGTCAACCGGCAAATCATTCCAGGTTAATGGACCTGCGTATCGAATGAAATTCCCTGCCAACCAATGGTATTCTCCTGGATTGGCAAGATTTTCAACAATTTCTCCTATATTGCGCCGGTGAAGCTTTGCGCCTCCTTCTCCCGAAGAGCTGCAATACACTATGGCAAATCTTTGGTCATAAGCCATCGCAACAAGAGCGGCTTTCCCGTAACGGGAATGACCGGCAATTCCAACCTTTTGGGCATCCACATCCGGGTCGGATCCGAAATAATCAAGTAAACGACTGGCTCCCCAGGCCCATGCACGTAATGCTCCCCAGTCATCAGGTTTTCGGAACTGGCTTTTATTGGTAAGTCCTATGATGCCCTGCGTAAGCCCTGCTCCATGATCTGCCTGAATGGAAACTGGATCCAGAACAGCATAACCCCACCCTTTGGCCAATATTTTTCCGGGCCAGTCTGGAATATATTGTCTCATTTTTTCGTTTTGCCTCATTATGTTAATCCTTTCAGGAGAAAGTATGAATCCGAATTCAAGCATTACCGGTACCGGTTTTTTTAAAGCTTTTGGGATATACAATTCGGCTTTTATCTGAACCTGAATAGCAGGGTATGCAGAGTTGTCAACCGTGCCCACTAAACTCTTTTTGATTGAAGGAATACCATTTAGTGTATCATGGATTGTACCAGTAATTGTCCAATGGACCGAAGGCACATTTTCAGGAATGCGCCCGTATATTTCCCTGTCAAAATCTTCCAGAATTTCTGGTCTCCTTTTTTGCTGCCACATTTCAGGAGTAACAACCCTTTCCCCGTTCTTCATAATCAACGGATCAGGAAGCAATGGATACGGATTCGCTTTGCTTTCATCGTAGTTGGCTGCGTTCGGAGCTGAGGGATTGTTTCCGTCAGCTCCTGGTCGTACATTGTTGATTTGCAATTCGTGCAGCATATACTGATAATCCATCTCAGTCAGCCGCCTCAGGCTATCCATCGTTTCTTTGTCAAATTGGGCAAATGAAATATGATAAATACCTGCAAAGAGAATGGAGATAAATATTCTTTTCATTTTTTTCAATTTTGAATTCATTATCAGTACTTTTTGCTTGTCCGGAAAGGAGAAGCAGGAAGTCTGTCTTTACTGGCCAGGTTGGCACCTTCTGGATTATCAGCCCAGGCATACCTTACGGCAACAGGATGTGGCACTTGATCATTCCATACAATGACCCTGTTATGCCGGATGACAGCCTGCGCCCAGATATAGTTGTGGTCAGAACCACATATGGCAAACTGCCTTAGCGGAAGGCCGTTTTTTGTTGTCAGCCCTCCATAAGTGTTCTTAAATTTTATAATTACGTATTTGTCTCTAATTCTGTATGTGGAAAATAATGGACCGGAACTGGTTAATTTTCCTTCTCCGTAAGCAACTGAGCCTGCCACCAGGGCCAGTCTTTTTCCCACATCTTTCTTGTTGAGGGGGTGTATGTCATTCCATTCTCCAATATCGATGGTAATGGCCATCCCTGTGCAGGGAAGTTCAAGTGCTTCTGCCTGGGCCTCCCTCAGTTCAGCCCATCGGCTTTCTCCGGGAGTTGTTTTTGGTTCCATAAAATTGGGAAGCTGGACAAACAGAAACGGAAAATCCCCCTGTCCCCACTTCTTTCTCCAGTCGGTAATCATGTTTTTGAACAGAAGGCTGTATTCCGATGGGTTATTCGCATTACTTTCTCCCTGGTACCAAACAACTCCTTTGATGGCATATCGGATGAAAGGAGCAATCATTCCGTTATACAAGCCGGTCGGCTTATAGTGAAAGAAGGTCTGATCGGGGAGGGGTGGCATTGCTATACCGATCATATAATGCCATTCTCCTTTCAGGTCAAAGGTGTCATTTTCTGCAATCAGCTGGTAGGGTTTGTCTTTAATAAAGCCTCCCCTGCCTCTGAAATTGATAACCCGGATAACGATTGTGTTTTCACCTGGTTTCAGAATATTTCCGGGTACATTGTACCGGCGGGGAGGATACTGGTAAGATGTGGTTCCTATGAAGACACCGTTAATATAGACCGAGTCGCAATCTACGATTCTGCCCAGGAGCAGAGATGCTGGTTTATGGACAAAGTTTTCGGGTAAAACAATAGTTTTCCGGAACCATACTACTCCGTTGATTTGTGCCGGTTCTTTCTCTTCCCAGAAAGAAGGAATCGTCATAACAGGCCATTGGGAATCATCAAATGAGGGATCATACCAGGGAGGGCTATGAAGCAAGCCCTTGTCGGATGCCTTGATGGTATTGTACCATTCCCGGGCCTGTTTCTTTTCCTTTTCCATGATGCGACTGATGTATTCAGGGTCTTTGCATTGATCTGCCTCTTCGAGGTACACGGGAAAATTCTTCAGAGCATCCCTGCTCATCCAGGCCTGTATGGGTGTGCCTCCTACACTTGCATTAATAATTCCAATAGGCACATGGTATTTCTCATACAGATTCTTCGCAAAGAAATAGGCCGTAGCGCTGAACCGGAGTATTGTGCCTGGGTTGACAGGAACCCATGTTCCGTTTGGGACATCTGTCTGTGGGCCTGAAAAGACAGCATTGGTATTTATGAGGAATTGCCTGATAAAATTATTTTCTGCGTGGGCAACTTCCTCAGGGTAAGCATAACGGACTCTTTCCATTGGCAGTACCATATTCGACTGGCCGGAACAAATCCATACGTCGCCCAGAAGGATATTTTTGATTTCCACTGTGTCCGAAGCCATAATCGTCATGGAGTA is a genomic window of Bacteroidales bacterium containing:
- a CDS encoding aquaporin family protein, producing the protein MNPYIAEILGTMLLILMGDGVVANVILKGTKGNNGGWIVITTSWALGVFIGVVVAGPYSGAHLNPAVSIGLAITGQFSWSLVPGYAFSQLVGAALGAFLVYVFYRDHFAVTDDPAGKLAIFCTTPAIRNYWSNFLSEVIGTFVLVFVVLSFQGAHLENVEGTQVGLGSLGALPVALLVWVIGLALGGATGYAINPARDLAPRAMHALLPIPGKGTSDWTYSWIPIAGPCTGAALAALLFLLVR
- a CDS encoding TonB-dependent receptor, with the translated sequence MLLGLWLITVLSGMSISVSGSDPGLKGGHSGRNGSEGSLSPVYQLVVTGTVTDEKGEALAGVNIIEKGTTNGTSTDVNGNYSITTITKEPVLVYSFIGYETQEIIVGNKTTINVVMRESVSGLDEVVVIGYGTARKRDVTGSVVSLSGDVMRDIPSSNISYSLQGRVPGVELSQVSTKPGASMQIRVRGTRSLNASNDPLLVVDGIPFSGSISDLNLNDIKSVDVLKDASATAIYGSRGANGVILITTIKGQDRQKPQISYSSYVGQKTVFAPYPMMNGPEFVALRKAAGKYTNGVDESDDVNIDWQDLFYRKAMTTNHNLAILGGTEKGNYNFSVGYIRDEAVIPGQDFNRFSLRGALDQGIGKFFRFGFVSNNNYSISNGYNLGLYNVLSSSPIANPYNEDGSLKRTIKMPLDENWVQTRKTVEALGDKWIDQTKAFGTYNNLFGEFKVPGIEDLRYRINVGANLRMSTGGSYTGEGVFSYNPTNPSVASVSNSLSTNWVVENLLTYDHTFALKHRLNVVGMYSAEKTHYHSSYISAKDIPADAFQFYNIGRAQGEITVNPDNQNYYETGLISWMGRAMYSFDNRYMITATLRSDASSRLAPGHKWHTYPAVSLGWNMKNEQFLRNVALIDLLKLRVGYGQTSNQSVDPYSTLGRLSTRPYNFGNTYSTGYYVSQLPNYNLGWEYSLTYNFGLDFSLLNNRLSGTVEYYITNTKDILLSVNLPGTSGVGSYMANIGETQNKGIEFSLDGVILNTPGGLTWEAGVNFYANRNKLVALASGQERDEANWWFVGYPIDCVFDYEKIGLWQESDPYRDILEPGGNAGMIKVKYTGDYNPDGTPTRQIGPADRQIISLEPDFQGGFNTRVSYKGFDFTAVGVFKSGGTLISTLYSGAGYLNMMTGRRNNVKVDYWTPEHTNAKYPNPAGVLSGDNPKYASTLEYFDASYLKIRTLTLGYNLDRIGVVKNAGINRLRLYVTVQNPLVMFSPYYKESGMDPETNSYANENAAVPYSYNLRRLLTIGTNTPSTRNYLIGIDVSF
- a CDS encoding RagB/SusD family nutrient uptake outer membrane protein yields the protein MKRINMKNLLGTTLMMVFLFACSDILEEQPRSIYEPGFFKTEKGVLGGLTAMYAHLRYIYGQAYYYNACQTGTDEATWAQSADANFKDHDMSGVGSLTPTSSRSDVLWGTAFSNINTASGVIENASAVGTISEALVAEARFFRAFDYFLLVQTFGGVPLNLGSGELKFNTSPVRTSVRNTVPEVYTKAIFPDLLKAVQDLPETPRVTGAVTKTVARLFLAKAYLTYGWWLENPNNIPTYPECQRVDPDGHNAQWYFQQAYNVAVEAIDNPGPYGLQPTFYDVNLAQNDRNNECLLYADHTEKSEYYNGGSLTYGSGAAPDNFAGWMMTWNYTTIRSATATDWSTVISSVQREAEQHLGRPWTRMAPPIGVFKNTFADKVNDSRYDGTFTTVYRGNWPKGGGNYVNIPFVYNANNMVVYPGEPILTFLDDDPAETIDYSNSVYKSNIGAGVLPGRSDFVIAPSGISRICYPGLWKLGPYRTDNGTGLGQPNAGSTRPFNVAKFSELYFIAAEAAVKGATTQAGKTAYDLINVIRARAGKWRWYNNGNVAKVEDHSAEMVAATPTTITIDYILQERSREYFGEGYRWFDLVRTQKWATVAASYEICGTAWGDHTPATYTRDIQPYHYLRPIPQGQIDALEMSADEKAAYQNPGY